In Haloarcula sp. H-GB4, a single genomic region encodes these proteins:
- a CDS encoding TraB/GumN family protein, whose translation MTEHAESAADEFPEPSGAGRVDVVGTAHVSEHSVKEVESAIEESEPDIVAVELDEGRYRQIKGETPDDLDASDLLRGNTVFQFLAYWMLSYIQTRLGDRFDIEPGADMKAGIDTAERLGLGVALVDRDIQTTVQRFWARLTAVEKLKLVGSLAAEMGPPLTVGLTIGAVFGGLFAVVAGAFGGPFIVPSGGLSVLPGGLGGTVEGLLDTLLLICTVAAGIGIPIASLLVRFRGEADVEEFDMEKLTDTDVVSAMMEEFRQFSPGGAEALIDERDAFIAHRLIALREAGYHVLAVVGAGHREGIQNYLDNPETLPPMESLTGTEGGRRVSLYKLVGYGFGVVFLVFFGLLILGGASQAVLLQLFVALVAVNAVLAGGLAKVAGAHWSSAAAAGAFGWLTSLFPLLAAGWFAGYVELRYISVNISDIATLNEILNDQESPVMDLVSRMRAVPLFRLILVVALTNVGSAIASYVVFPVLIPYISSDIGGMQGVSNLLWQGVREGTQILVGVL comes from the coding sequence ATGACCGAACACGCGGAGTCGGCGGCAGACGAGTTCCCGGAACCGTCAGGGGCGGGACGCGTCGATGTCGTCGGAACCGCTCACGTTTCCGAGCACAGCGTCAAAGAAGTGGAATCAGCGATTGAGGAGTCCGAACCCGATATCGTCGCTGTCGAACTCGACGAGGGCCGGTATCGCCAGATCAAGGGGGAAACTCCTGATGATCTCGATGCGAGCGACCTCCTGCGCGGGAACACCGTCTTTCAGTTCCTCGCGTACTGGATGCTGTCGTACATTCAGACCCGGCTTGGCGATCGGTTCGATATCGAGCCGGGTGCGGACATGAAAGCGGGAATCGACACCGCCGAACGGCTCGGCCTCGGCGTCGCACTCGTCGACCGAGATATCCAGACGACTGTCCAGCGGTTCTGGGCGCGGCTGACGGCCGTCGAGAAACTCAAGCTCGTCGGCAGTCTCGCAGCCGAGATGGGGCCGCCGTTGACCGTCGGGCTGACCATCGGCGCTGTCTTCGGCGGGCTGTTTGCGGTCGTCGCCGGGGCCTTCGGCGGCCCGTTTATTGTCCCGAGTGGGGGTCTTTCAGTTTTGCCAGGGGGTCTCGGTGGGACCGTCGAGGGCTTGCTCGATACTCTGTTGCTCATCTGTACTGTCGCGGCCGGTATCGGGATTCCCATCGCCTCACTGTTGGTTCGGTTCCGCGGTGAGGCCGATGTCGAGGAGTTCGACATGGAGAAGCTGACCGACACTGACGTGGTCAGTGCGATGATGGAGGAGTTCCGTCAGTTCTCCCCCGGAGGCGCAGAGGCGCTTATCGACGAACGCGATGCATTCATTGCCCACCGACTTATCGCCCTCCGTGAGGCCGGCTATCACGTCCTTGCCGTCGTCGGTGCGGGCCACCGTGAAGGCATTCAAAACTATCTCGACAACCCGGAGACGCTCCCACCGATGGAGTCGCTCACCGGAACCGAGGGCGGGCGTCGCGTTTCGCTGTACAAACTCGTCGGCTACGGCTTCGGCGTCGTCTTTCTCGTCTTCTTCGGTCTGCTCATCCTCGGCGGGGCAAGTCAGGCTGTCCTACTGCAGCTGTTCGTCGCGCTAGTCGCCGTTAACGCGGTACTGGCCGGCGGGCTGGCGAAGGTGGCCGGCGCACACTGGTCGAGCGCGGCTGCTGCCGGCGCGTTCGGCTGGCTGACGAGCCTGTTTCCGCTGCTAGCCGCCGGCTGGTTCGCGGGCTACGTCGAACTGCGGTACATCTCCGTCAATATCAGCGACATTGCGACGCTCAATGAGATACTCAATGACCAGGAATCACCGGTTATGGACCTCGTCAGCCGGATGCGTGCAGTACCGCTGTTCCGCCTGATTCTCGTCGTCGCGCTGACGAACGTCGGCAGCGCAATCGCCTCCTACGTCGTGTTCCCGGTTCTGATTCCGTATATCTCCTCGGACATCGGCGGGATGCAGGGTGTCTCGAACCTGCTCTGGCAAGGTGTCCGCGAAGGGACCCAGATACTTGTGGGGGTGCTCTAA
- a CDS encoding PadR family transcriptional regulator, with amino-acid sequence MYDLTGFQRDLLYVIAGLDEPHGLAIKEELENYYESEVNHGRLYPNLDTLVEKALIEKGERDRRTNFYTLTKRGQRELDARKEWEAQYVSA; translated from the coding sequence ATGTATGACCTGACTGGATTTCAGCGGGACCTGCTGTACGTCATCGCAGGCCTTGATGAGCCCCACGGGTTAGCGATCAAGGAAGAGCTCGAAAACTACTACGAGAGCGAGGTCAACCACGGCCGCCTGTATCCGAACCTCGACACGCTCGTTGAGAAGGCACTCATCGAGAAGGGCGAACGCGATCGCCGAACGAACTTTTACACGCTGACCAAGCGTGGCCAGCGCGAACTTGACGCCCGGAAGGAGTGGGAAGCACAATACGTTTCGGCATAG
- a CDS encoding acyl-CoA thioesterase: MPTVLETYIENRWMVQPNHSNHLGSTHGGNVLKWMDELGAMSAMRFAGETCVTARMDQVNFKRPIPVGDTALIEAFVYDTGETSVKVRLQVARENLRTGETESTAESYSVYVAVDEDRNPVPVPDVMTETDRGEQLRQRALDGEANR, from the coding sequence ATGCCAACGGTACTAGAAACCTATATCGAGAACCGCTGGATGGTCCAGCCCAACCATTCGAACCACCTCGGTTCGACCCACGGAGGGAACGTACTGAAGTGGATGGACGAACTCGGGGCGATGTCGGCGATGCGTTTTGCCGGCGAAACCTGCGTTACCGCACGGATGGACCAAGTAAACTTCAAACGGCCCATCCCTGTCGGAGATACGGCCCTCATTGAGGCGTTCGTCTACGACACTGGCGAAACGAGTGTCAAAGTTCGACTCCAGGTTGCCCGAGAGAACCTCAGAACCGGCGAGACAGAGTCGACAGCGGAGTCGTACTCGGTGTACGTCGCAGTCGACGAGGACAGGAACCCGGTTCCTGTCCCCGACGTGATGACCGAGACTGACCGCGGTGAACAACTGCGACAGCGCGCCCTCGACGGGGAAGCGAACCGCTGA
- a CDS encoding HEWD family protein, translating to MAEIVTPRKRECERCGRVDEWDPDQHSWRIVTDDGTKQSGDPHCLHEWDINGTFNPLAE from the coding sequence ATGGCTGAAATCGTCACCCCACGCAAACGCGAGTGTGAGCGGTGTGGGCGGGTCGACGAGTGGGACCCGGACCAACACAGTTGGCGTATCGTCACCGACGACGGGACCAAACAATCCGGCGACCCACACTGTCTCCACGAGTGGGACATCAACGGCACGTTCAATCCGCTGGCCGAGTGA
- a CDS encoding oligosaccharyl transferase, archaeosortase A system-associated — MSQSRGYLDDNPELESALEWAERWYHVPVLLVLLGFMLWNRVRSWQNFIVDGEVLFSGNDAWYHYRSTQYVVDHWPATMPFDPWTYFPYGTSTGQFGTLFDQIVATVALIVGLGSPSDQTVAMTLLFAPPVFGTLVAIPTYLIGRRLGDRIGGVTAVTVLAFSTGTLLRRSIVGFSDHQVAEALFQVLGVLGVMVAVSVAARDKPIYEQFLERDIDALRDTISWSMLAGVAIAMYLWVWPPGVLLLGILGVFFLLRLCLEYVHDSSPEHTAIAGAITMATAAVVSVSRINVLEITATSQSLLQPGLALAVGFGCVFMAWLARFMEQREYGQYVYPATVFGVLAFGAVLMAVLTPDLWSFFTNNVMRVIGLTTSETANTVGEASPLPGAGVLFEAHGFAVIVAAIGGLFLLGKQFLSNDAPAEELLVVVWALFILLATFTQRRFAYYLVAPIAVLSGMFVGRFIRWFDFSADDGIEYYQVLTILTVLLVIVVPLFAFGTTPVEAGSTGPGPSIQGWDESLQWMEGNTPAEGAYGSGGDATLEYYGTYDRQEDFDYQEGQYGVLSWWDYGHWITTRAERVPNANPFQQGTETVAPFLVAQNETQANSILDSADEDDAKTRYVAVDWKMAETNGNLNGKFFAPATYADGVGPGDYYSRMYIQSQDGGARQITFQQQAYYETMTARLYRFHGSAKNPQPVVVDWENKQTRQGGQYRGAPTNEQEPEGQQQGRVIRQFESMEQARQYVEEDATSQVGGFGDNPSERVSAMEHYRLVGSSETEAFPNNPRYQSSAWAKIFERVPGATIEGTGPANATVRTAVQMRNPATNKTFVYRQRTQTDQNGNFEMTVPYSTTGYDDWGTDEGYTNVSVRAETQYQFSAVGANNGTRTGFTGATEVTEGQVIGQDAAAATVELEPVTIQQGNETSGESRAPMTEDAAEAGA; from the coding sequence ATGAGTCAATCACGGGGCTATCTTGACGACAACCCCGAACTCGAGTCCGCCCTGGAGTGGGCCGAGCGCTGGTACCACGTTCCGGTCCTCCTGGTACTGCTCGGGTTCATGCTGTGGAATCGTGTCCGGAGTTGGCAGAACTTTATCGTTGACGGCGAAGTGCTCTTCAGCGGGAACGACGCTTGGTATCACTACCGTTCGACCCAGTACGTCGTTGATCACTGGCCCGCGACGATGCCGTTCGACCCCTGGACATATTTCCCGTACGGGACCAGCACCGGGCAGTTCGGGACGCTGTTCGATCAGATCGTCGCAACGGTCGCCCTGATTGTCGGTCTGGGGTCCCCTAGCGACCAGACCGTTGCAATGACGCTTCTGTTTGCACCTCCCGTATTCGGAACGCTCGTTGCGATTCCGACGTACCTCATCGGACGGCGACTTGGCGACCGCATCGGCGGGGTGACCGCAGTCACCGTACTCGCATTCTCGACTGGTACGCTCCTCCGACGGAGCATCGTCGGCTTCTCTGACCACCAAGTCGCTGAAGCGCTCTTCCAAGTACTCGGAGTCCTCGGCGTCATGGTGGCAGTTAGCGTCGCCGCGCGGGACAAGCCGATCTATGAGCAGTTCCTCGAGCGAGATATAGATGCACTCCGAGATACCATCAGCTGGTCCATGTTGGCCGGTGTGGCAATCGCGATGTACCTCTGGGTCTGGCCGCCCGGTGTGCTCCTTCTCGGGATCCTCGGTGTCTTCTTCCTGCTCCGGCTATGTTTGGAGTACGTTCACGACAGCAGCCCAGAACACACAGCCATCGCTGGTGCAATCACGATGGCGACTGCCGCCGTGGTGAGTGTGTCGAGAATCAACGTTCTGGAGATCACAGCAACCTCTCAGTCGCTGCTACAGCCGGGGCTGGCGTTGGCTGTTGGCTTCGGTTGTGTGTTCATGGCATGGCTGGCCCGATTCATGGAGCAGCGAGAGTACGGCCAGTACGTGTATCCGGCGACTGTGTTCGGAGTCCTCGCGTTTGGGGCCGTTTTGATGGCAGTATTGACCCCCGATCTGTGGAGCTTCTTCACAAACAACGTCATGCGGGTTATTGGGCTTACAACCAGTGAAACGGCCAACACTGTTGGGGAAGCCAGCCCACTGCCGGGCGCTGGTGTCCTATTCGAGGCGCACGGATTCGCTGTCATCGTTGCGGCGATCGGTGGTCTGTTTTTGCTCGGAAAGCAGTTCCTCTCTAACGATGCGCCCGCAGAAGAGCTACTCGTCGTCGTCTGGGCACTATTCATTCTGCTAGCTACGTTTACCCAGCGACGGTTCGCCTACTATCTCGTCGCGCCGATTGCAGTGCTGTCGGGGATGTTCGTCGGCCGGTTTATTCGCTGGTTCGATTTCAGTGCCGACGATGGCATCGAGTATTATCAGGTCCTGACAATTCTCACGGTACTTCTCGTCATCGTCGTCCCGCTGTTCGCGTTCGGTACGACGCCGGTCGAAGCGGGTTCGACCGGTCCCGGGCCGAGTATTCAGGGCTGGGACGAGAGCCTGCAGTGGATGGAAGGGAACACGCCTGCGGAGGGAGCGTACGGCTCCGGCGGTGACGCGACACTCGAGTACTATGGCACCTATGATCGACAAGAGGACTTCGACTATCAGGAAGGGCAGTACGGTGTTCTGTCGTGGTGGGACTACGGGCACTGGATTACCACCAGAGCAGAGCGCGTGCCGAACGCGAACCCGTTCCAGCAGGGAACTGAGACTGTGGCCCCGTTCCTAGTCGCACAGAATGAAACACAGGCGAACAGCATCCTCGACAGCGCAGACGAGGACGACGCGAAGACCAGATACGTCGCTGTCGACTGGAAGATGGCTGAAACCAACGGCAACCTCAATGGCAAATTCTTCGCGCCAGCGACGTACGCTGACGGCGTGGGGCCAGGAGACTACTACAGCCGAATGTACATCCAGTCCCAGGACGGCGGTGCCAGACAGATAACGTTCCAGCAGCAGGCCTACTACGAGACGATGACCGCTCGGCTGTACCGGTTCCACGGCAGCGCTAAAAACCCGCAGCCGGTTGTCGTCGACTGGGAGAACAAGCAGACACGCCAGGGAGGTCAGTACCGCGGTGCGCCGACCAACGAACAGGAACCAGAAGGCCAGCAACAGGGACGGGTCATCCGACAGTTCGAGAGCATGGAGCAGGCCCGTCAGTACGTCGAAGAAGACGCGACCTCACAGGTCGGTGGGTTCGGCGACAACCCATCTGAACGGGTTTCAGCAATGGAGCACTATCGGCTGGTCGGTTCAAGTGAGACTGAGGCGTTCCCGAACAACCCGCGGTATCAGTCCTCCGCTTGGGCAAAGATATTCGAGCGAGTCCCCGGCGCAACGATTGAAGGGACCGGACCGGCGAACGCGACAGTCCGGACCGCCGTCCAGATGCGCAACCCGGCCACGAACAAGACGTTCGTCTACCGCCAGCGGACCCAGACAGATCAGAACGGGAACTTCGAGATGACTGTTCCCTACTCGACCACTGGGTACGACGACTGGGGGACTGACGAGGGCTACACGAACGTGAGCGTCCGTGCCGAGACCCAGTATCAGTTCAGCGCAGTCGGGGCTAACAACGGCACCCGGACCGGCTTTACCGGCGCGACCGAGGTCACTGAAGGGCAGGTCATCGGCCAGGACGCCGCCGCCGCAACCGTCGAACTGGAACCGGTAACGATTCAGCAGGGCAATGAGACCAGCGGTGAATCGCGCGCACCGATGACCGAAGACGCAGCTGAAGCAGGAGCGTAG
- the aglG gene encoding glucosyl-dolichyl phosphate glucuronosyltransferase produces MRVSVVLCTHTMERYDDCQAAAESILAQTYGDVELVLVSDGNREVYEQYESDFGDRDDVLTHCNDANVGLLESRNNGAEVATGDVVAFIDDDAIADEEWVAVLVDAYEQHDALAVGGRMTPAWVAGKPSFLPAEFYWLIGVTHRGFGPNGDPDEPGVVRNTFGSNISFNRDVFLELGGFDDDIGGRQGEKNLQGGETELCARLRTEYDKGVYYTPDALVAHKIFDYRTDPGWLLDRAFWQGYSKRGMEVFVPESTGEESDFLGDLLLRFAPERIGGLIRAPSVAGVLQFVFLFALTAFVGFGYLYGMTVWR; encoded by the coding sequence ATGCGAGTCTCGGTCGTGCTCTGTACGCACACGATGGAGCGATATGACGACTGTCAAGCGGCGGCCGAGAGCATCTTAGCCCAGACCTACGGCGACGTAGAACTCGTACTGGTCTCGGATGGGAACCGAGAAGTGTACGAACAGTACGAATCCGACTTCGGTGACCGAGACGATGTCCTGACTCACTGTAATGATGCAAACGTCGGGCTGTTAGAGAGCCGGAACAACGGGGCCGAAGTCGCTACCGGAGACGTCGTCGCGTTCATTGATGACGACGCAATCGCTGACGAGGAGTGGGTCGCGGTGCTAGTCGATGCCTACGAACAGCATGACGCGCTCGCGGTCGGCGGCCGGATGACGCCAGCGTGGGTCGCCGGCAAACCCAGTTTCTTGCCGGCGGAGTTCTACTGGCTCATCGGCGTGACCCACCGAGGATTCGGACCGAACGGCGACCCCGACGAACCCGGCGTCGTTCGCAACACCTTCGGCTCGAACATCTCCTTCAACCGGGACGTGTTTCTCGAACTGGGCGGCTTCGACGACGACATCGGCGGTCGACAGGGCGAAAAGAACCTGCAGGGCGGCGAGACGGAACTCTGTGCGCGCCTGCGAACTGAATACGACAAAGGTGTGTACTACACCCCGGACGCGCTCGTCGCCCACAAGATATTCGACTACCGAACTGACCCTGGGTGGCTGTTAGACCGCGCGTTCTGGCAAGGCTACTCAAAACGCGGCATGGAGGTGTTCGTACCGGAATCGACCGGTGAAGAGTCCGATTTTCTCGGCGACCTCCTGCTCCGGTTTGCCCCCGAAAGGATCGGGGGCCTCATCCGCGCTCCCTCTGTAGCCGGCGTGTTACAGTTCGTGTTCCTGTTCGCCCTCACGGCATTCGTTGGCTTTGGCTACCTGTACGGGATGACTGTCTGGAGGTAA
- a CDS encoding glycosyltransferase family 4 protein: MTDPTRQQKCETETQEADLPNVCVVTHPLAAAGENATRSLLDILSAITSVALVTADLPVDSEIRDRHELVEVTRKGAGDSIVTAAFRFLLNQLRMCRVIADRDEDVVLFFGATSYLLPIIVARLLGKTVLVEPRGDVPLTLRLNWEQQLPDLVAAVLAGAVRALERAGFAVAHGVITYTPEMARQLDLHPEAPTVYPTGARYVRTDEFRVQRPYADRDRVVGFLGRLDEEKGVRELAAVATQLPDDITFRFVGDGALREWLEQDLAAEIEAGHVELTGWVDHDAVPHALNDLELLILPSQPTEGLPTTILEALACGTPVYASPVSGVPDVVRDGETGFTINSREPTALAAGIERILDRDDLATISENGRALIEREYSFDAACERYRGILRSVAGYSS; encoded by the coding sequence ATGACGGACCCAACACGTCAGCAAAAGTGTGAGACGGAAACACAGGAAGCGGACCTGCCGAACGTCTGTGTCGTCACGCACCCACTTGCCGCGGCCGGCGAGAACGCCACACGGAGCCTGCTGGATATCCTCTCTGCGATCACATCGGTCGCACTCGTGACGGCTGACCTGCCAGTCGATTCTGAGATCCGCGACCGGCACGAACTCGTTGAAGTCACGCGGAAAGGCGCGGGCGACTCCATCGTCACCGCCGCGTTCCGGTTTCTGCTGAACCAACTCCGAATGTGTCGCGTTATTGCTGATCGTGACGAAGACGTGGTCCTGTTTTTCGGCGCAACGTCGTACCTGCTACCCATTATTGTGGCTCGGTTACTCGGGAAGACTGTCCTCGTCGAACCCCGCGGCGACGTGCCGTTGACGCTCCGGCTGAACTGGGAACAGCAGTTGCCCGATTTGGTGGCGGCTGTACTCGCTGGGGCCGTCCGTGCACTCGAACGAGCTGGCTTCGCCGTTGCTCACGGCGTCATCACCTATACGCCGGAGATGGCTCGCCAGCTGGACCTGCATCCGGAAGCTCCGACCGTGTATCCGACAGGGGCGCGCTACGTCCGGACGGACGAATTTCGCGTCCAGCGTCCCTACGCTGACCGCGACCGCGTCGTCGGGTTCCTCGGGCGGCTTGACGAAGAAAAAGGCGTCCGGGAACTGGCAGCAGTTGCCACGCAACTCCCCGACGACATCACCTTCCGATTCGTCGGGGACGGCGCCCTCCGAGAGTGGCTGGAACAGGACCTCGCCGCGGAGATTGAGGCCGGTCACGTGGAATTGACCGGCTGGGTAGACCACGATGCGGTCCCACACGCTCTGAATGACCTCGAACTCCTGATCTTGCCCTCCCAGCCGACTGAGGGACTCCCGACGACTATTCTGGAGGCGCTGGCTTGCGGAACGCCAGTATATGCCAGCCCAGTCTCGGGTGTCCCGGATGTGGTTAGGGACGGAGAGACAGGTTTCACTATTAACTCACGCGAGCCCACAGCACTGGCGGCGGGTATCGAGCGGATTCTCGACAGAGATGATCTGGCAACAATCAGCGAGAACGGACGCGCCCTGATCGAACGCGAGTACAGTTTCGATGCGGCCTGTGAGCGATACCGCGGTATCCTTCGTTCTGTCGCCGGCTACTCGTCGTAA
- a CDS encoding sulfatase → MNNVLLVTIDSLRADHVGYHGYERDTTPQIDAYAEESSTFLNAFSHVGGTRFSFPGILSGVTPMMYGGHERISEEQTLISEVFDDAGYRTGGFHSNLYVSGKFGYDRGWDEFYDSAPDESTTSKLRKWAKTNLDGRLLSLLRRGYDFLESSQGLNVGSYHVPADEITDRAIQFIEDSDDETPTFVWAHYMDVHHPFLPPEEYQREFRDETVSDNESIQLRRKFIEEPEAVTPEEHQTFIDLYDAEIRFNDAEVGRLMDAVKSTWGDDYVMALTADHGDHFLEHGYFGGARLLDVKNHVPLLINGWDDTGSYDELVGLTDLPCTLVDTAGLDVPNNWFGQSLRRLAFDGEWDRNEILGGYRDDDGDEHVRVREPEWKLIAHEDKDDELYDLTADPEEQVNVIEDHPAQERRLRKQLNDHRQLVRATEADDVERPDMDEDVKERLRRLGYDE, encoded by the coding sequence ATGAACAACGTCCTCCTCGTTACTATCGATTCGCTACGAGCGGACCATGTGGGGTACCACGGATACGAGCGAGATACTACACCACAGATTGACGCTTACGCCGAAGAAAGCAGCACGTTCCTGAATGCCTTCTCTCATGTCGGCGGCACCCGTTTTTCATTTCCCGGCATCCTCTCGGGCGTGACGCCGATGATGTACGGCGGCCACGAACGCATTTCCGAGGAACAGACCCTTATTTCTGAAGTGTTCGACGATGCCGGCTACCGCACCGGCGGGTTTCACTCGAACCTCTACGTCTCCGGGAAGTTCGGCTACGACCGGGGTTGGGACGAGTTCTACGACTCGGCGCCCGACGAGTCAACTACCTCGAAGCTCCGCAAGTGGGCCAAGACGAACCTCGACGGCAGACTGCTCTCCCTCCTGAGGCGAGGCTATGATTTCCTCGAGTCCTCACAGGGTCTCAACGTCGGGTCCTATCACGTCCCGGCCGATGAAATTACAGACCGGGCGATTCAGTTCATCGAGGACAGCGACGATGAGACGCCGACGTTCGTCTGGGCACATTACATGGACGTCCACCATCCGTTCCTCCCACCCGAGGAATACCAGCGGGAGTTCCGGGACGAAACGGTGTCGGACAACGAATCGATCCAACTTCGCCGAAAGTTCATTGAGGAGCCCGAGGCAGTGACACCGGAAGAGCACCAGACGTTCATCGACCTCTACGATGCGGAGATACGGTTCAACGACGCAGAAGTCGGCCGTCTCATGGACGCCGTCAAATCAACGTGGGGAGACGACTACGTGATGGCGTTGACGGCGGACCACGGCGACCACTTCCTCGAGCACGGTTACTTCGGCGGCGCACGCCTCCTTGACGTGAAAAACCACGTCCCGCTCTTGATTAACGGCTGGGACGATACGGGAAGCTACGACGAGCTAGTCGGGCTGACTGACCTGCCCTGCACGCTCGTCGACACCGCTGGGCTCGATGTGCCGAACAACTGGTTCGGACAGAGCCTCCGGCGACTCGCTTTCGACGGGGAGTGGGATCGCAACGAGATTCTGGGCGGCTACCGCGATGACGACGGCGACGAACACGTCCGCGTACGTGAGCCCGAGTGGAAGCTCATTGCCCACGAGGACAAGGATGACGAGCTGTATGACCTGACAGCGGATCCTGAAGAGCAGGTGAACGTCATCGAGGACCATCCAGCTCAGGAGCGGCGGCTCCGCAAACAGCTCAATGACCACCGGCAACTCGTTCGGGCAACGGAGGCGGACGACGTCGAGCGCCCGGACATGGATGAGGATGTCAAGGAACGGCTCCGACGGTTGGGTTACGACGAGTAG
- a CDS encoding polysaccharide biosynthesis C-terminal domain-containing protein has product MKLGKTAFSHFVSQAVVTLAGFAARWLIAIVLGAGGLGQYSVIVALGFFWLVIPGNAVANAMKKRISEGDSPAGFIGGGILLNAITTAVLGVLVLAAGELLGGIVSRNRELMRVLIDYDVEIVVMLIAAVAYRTTQGSLQGQKRVAATGWLKAGERVTRTALQVGALLAAMGVAGIALGHALSLAIAAGAAFLLSKRRPALPTVDQLRSLIDYAKYAWMGALRGRVFGWLDTIFLSFFVSASLIGIYEAAWGIGSMLAIASSSISQTLFPEVSDLSTADGYDRIVHYLDEALAFSGILVIPGLVGAAIIGERVLRFFGPEFGQGGTVLLILIAAYLADAFASQFTNVINGVDRPDAAFRVNMVFIASNVILNAVLIWQFSWTGAAIATALSSLLRALISYWVLGNIVGSIQIPYRTLGTQVAAATVMAAAVSPVAMLMPPGRLGTLLLAGFGGVVYAVVLVIISTRVRAKARLLMPETTL; this is encoded by the coding sequence ATGAAGCTTGGGAAAACCGCCTTCTCACACTTTGTCTCACAGGCCGTCGTCACGCTGGCCGGCTTCGCCGCAAGATGGCTCATTGCTATCGTTCTGGGTGCAGGCGGTCTTGGACAGTATTCTGTTATCGTCGCGCTGGGCTTCTTTTGGCTGGTAATTCCGGGTAACGCTGTCGCGAACGCGATGAAAAAACGGATTAGCGAGGGTGACAGTCCTGCCGGTTTCATCGGCGGCGGTATCCTGCTCAACGCGATTACGACTGCCGTGCTCGGCGTCCTCGTCTTGGCGGCCGGCGAACTCCTCGGAGGGATTGTCTCCCGTAACCGCGAGCTAATGCGGGTCCTCATCGATTACGACGTGGAGATCGTGGTGATGTTGATCGCGGCAGTGGCATACCGGACGACACAGGGAAGCTTGCAGGGACAGAAACGAGTCGCTGCGACAGGGTGGCTCAAGGCCGGCGAGCGCGTAACGCGGACCGCTCTACAGGTCGGGGCGCTTCTGGCGGCGATGGGGGTGGCCGGCATCGCGCTGGGCCACGCCTTGTCGCTAGCCATCGCCGCCGGGGCTGCTTTCCTGCTGAGTAAGCGGCGGCCGGCGCTGCCCACCGTTGATCAGCTCCGGAGCCTCATCGACTACGCCAAGTATGCGTGGATGGGGGCACTCCGAGGCCGAGTCTTCGGCTGGCTCGACACGATCTTTCTCTCGTTTTTCGTCAGTGCATCTCTCATCGGTATCTACGAGGCGGCGTGGGGTATCGGATCGATGCTTGCGATTGCAAGTTCTTCGATCAGCCAGACGCTCTTTCCTGAGGTTAGCGACCTGAGCACGGCGGACGGCTACGACCGCATCGTTCACTACCTCGACGAGGCACTGGCGTTCAGCGGTATCCTCGTCATTCCGGGACTCGTCGGTGCGGCCATCATCGGCGAACGGGTCCTTCGGTTCTTTGGCCCGGAATTCGGCCAGGGCGGGACGGTGTTGCTCATCCTCATTGCAGCATATCTTGCTGACGCGTTCGCTTCCCAGTTCACAAACGTCATCAACGGGGTCGACAGGCCTGACGCAGCGTTCCGTGTCAACATGGTTTTTATCGCCTCTAACGTGATTTTGAACGCAGTTCTCATCTGGCAATTCAGCTGGACAGGTGCGGCCATCGCTACCGCGCTGTCGTCGCTACTTCGAGCACTAATCAGTTACTGGGTGCTCGGGAACATCGTCGGATCCATCCAAATTCCGTACCGGACACTCGGCACTCAGGTCGCCGCTGCCACGGTGATGGCCGCTGCAGTCTCCCCCGTCGCCATGCTGATGCCCCCGGGTCGACTGGGGACGCTGCTGCTCGCCGGCTTCGGCGGGGTCGTCTACGCTGTCGTCCTTGTAATCATTTCGACGCGGGTCCGTGCGAAAGCTCGATTACTTATGCCGGAAACGACACTATAG